The following are encoded in a window of Sphaeramia orbicularis chromosome 20, fSphaOr1.1, whole genome shotgun sequence genomic DNA:
- the msl2b gene encoding E3 ubiquitin-protein ligase MSL2b: protein MNPVNATSLYISASRSVLQCDPRDPRALAELCKLLPFFRQSLSCLVCGNLLQDPIAPTNSSCQHYVCLGCKGQRMQLKPSCSWCKDYSRFEENRQLSLLVHCYRKLCLYITQSPLAPHIASAATDSPDLQAILNEGLTLAESEPEAEDVSDSVGVSQAASTSEVLQPEEAPPTKELKVEEPNPVSINGLHDCNGLVSSDRLQPITIETGGGVPKQECFAEEIPVCVSVTGTGEAGLCDISTFGDDLKHGGGPLLLSVEEVLRTLETDTDPDPTLEPHPKQDCSPSVPQSTLNGPLNPSRLLPSLPTENSFRPLQPHAQPSLQPPPQPPTVVPRVPPRCHRKRSRSESDSEKVQPLPISSLLRGPSLGANSSPHHPNPGSTTKQEPKFPAVTPHPHLAPVPNGGPPKVGKTVLVSNKALKKTVEHHGGPKKAYTKARQGTPKPRAQPRDRVLPHPHAHPLTHPPSPSKPLYKKPVEKKGCKCGRATQNPSVLTCRGQRCPCYSNRKACLDCICRGCQNSYMANGEKKLEAFAVPEKALEQTRLTLGINLTSITAAALRSPATSSPGNTLLNVTTATGAPVTATFLSGAGHDNRGFDDSLEMRFDC, encoded by the exons ATGAACCCGGTGAATGCGACCTCTCTCTACATCTCCGCGAGCCGTTCGGTGCTGCAGTGCGACCCCCGAGACCCTCGGGCCCTGGCGGAGCTCTGCAAACTGCTGCCGTTTTTCCGCCAGTCCCTGTCCTGCTTGGTCTGTG GTAACCTGCTGCAGGATCCCATCGCACCTACCAACTCATCATGTCAGCACTATGTCTGTCTAGGCTGTAAGGGTCAGAGGATGCAGCTAAAGCCGTCCTGTAGTTGGTGTAAGGACTACTCCCGCTTTGAGGAGAACAGGCAGCTCTCCTTGCTCGTCCACTGTTACAGGAAACTCTGCCTCTACATCACCCAGTCACCTCTTGCCCCACACATAGCCAGCGCTGCCACTGACTCGCCGGACCTTCAGGCCATTCTCAACGAGGGCCTGACATTGGCTGAGAGCGAGCCAGAGGCAGAGGACGTTTCAGATTCAGTTGGTGTGTCGCAGGCGGCCTCCACATCTGAGGTGTTGCAGCCTGAGGAAGCTCCTCCTACAAAAGAGCTTAAGGTAGAGGAGCCGAACCCTGTGAGTATAAATGGACTGCATGATTGTAACGGCCTTGTCAGTTCAGACAGACTGCAACCCATCACCATAGAAACAGGTGGGGGGGTTCCAAAGCAGGAGTGCTTTGCTGAGGAAATCCCAGTGTGCGTGAGTGTCACAGGGACGGGGGAGGCGGGACTTTGTGATATCAGCACTTTTGGGGACGACCTCAAACATGGAGGGGGTCCACTGTTGTTGAGTGTGGAGGAGGTGCTCAGGACACTGGAAACGGACACAGACCCTGACCCCACCCTCGAGCCACATCCGAAGCAGGACTGCTCCCCTTCTGTACCTCAGTCCACTCTTAACGGACCCCTTAACCCTTCTCGCCTCCTCCCTTCCCTCCCCACAGAAAACAGTTTCCGTCCCCTCCAGCCTCACGCACAGCCCTCACTGCAGCCACCCCCGCAACCCCCCACTGTCGTCCCCCGTGTCCCCCCTCGGTGCCACCGCAAACGCTCCCGTTCAGAGAGCGACAGCGAAAAGGTGCAGCCCCTCCCCATTTCCAGCCTGCTTCGAGGGCCTTCGCTCGGTGCCAACAGTTCCCCTCATCACCCAAACCCTGGTTCCACCACCAAACAGGAGCCCAAGTTTCCTGCAGTCACGCCCCACCCTCACCTGGCACCGGTGCCTAATGGCGGCCCTCCAAAGGTGGGCAAGACTGTGCTAGTGTCCAACAAAGCACTGAAAAAGACTGTGGAGCATCATGGGGGCCCTAAGAAAGCTTACACCAAGGCCAGACAGGGGACACCCAAACCTCGTGCGCAGCCTCGTGACCGGGTACTGCCCCACCCCCATGCTCACCCCTTGACACACCCACCCAGCCCCTCAAAGCCACTGTACAAGAAGCCTGTGGAGAAGAAGGGCTGCAAGTGTGGCCGAGCCACCCAGAACCCCTCTGTTTtgacctgtagggggcagcgttgTCCCTGCTACTCCAACCGCAAG GCGTGTCTGGACTGTATCTGCCGCGGTTGCCAGAACTCGTACATGGCCAACGGAGAGAAGAAGCTGGAGGCCTTTGCTGTGCCAGAAAAAGCCCTGGAACAGACCCGCCTCACTCTGGGCATCAACCTGACCAGTATCACAGCAGCGGCCCTCCGCAGCCCGGCCACCAGCTCCCCTGGCAACACCCTCCTCAACGTCACCACGGCAACGGGGGCTCCGGTCACGGCTACCTTTCTGTCGGGGGCGGGGCACGACAACAGGGGCTTTGACGATTCACTGGAGATGCGGTTTGACTGCTGA